Sequence from the Anaerobaca lacustris genome:
ATTTGGCCAATCTGGACGAGAAGACGGCCAGGAAGTACTGCCATCGCGATGCGGACGGGCGCATCTATCGTCTGGACAACCTCATCAACCCTAATCCGGATCGCCCTAATCTGACCTACGAATTCCTTGGTGTCACTCGCGTCTGGCGGTGGACAAAGAAGCGGATGCAGGAAGCCTATGAACGAGGGATCGTCGTTCAAACTAGGCCGGGAAGCGTGCCCCAACTAAAACGGTATCTTGATGAGCAGGAAGGACGACCTGTCGATACCGTGTGGACAGATATCTCGCCGATTAACTCGCAGGCGCAGGAACGTCTCGGATACCCGACTCAGAAACCGTTGGCTCTCTTGGAGCGGATCATCAAGGCGAGCAGCAACGAGAACGACATCGTTCTCGACGCCTTCTGCGGATGCGGCACGGCGCTGGTGGCGGCCGAGAACCTGGGGCGGCAGTGGATCGGGATCGACATCTCGCCGACCGCCTGCCGCGTCATGGCCAAGCGTCTGCGCGACGTCTGCCATATCCGCGAGGACGAGAAGCTCTGGCGGATCGGGCGCGGGTTCATCGTGCGCGACCTGCCCTGGAGCGAGGCCCAGTTGCGAAAGATCCCGCCGTTCGAGTTCGAGAACTGGGCCGTGATCGCCCTTGGCGGCATCCCGAACAAGGCCCAGGTCGGCGATATGGGCATCGACGGGCGCATCTATCCGGTCTCCGCGACGCCGAAGAAGCGAGAGGGCGAACTGGCGTTCATGGACG
This genomic interval carries:
- a CDS encoding DNA methyltransferase is translated as MAKKATSQADKTPPPPGKPSALVDTRVIYCGDNLDQLRKLPDGCVDLIYIDPPFNSNRNYEVFWGETKEKRAFEDRHASTAAYIEFMRPRCVELHRVLKKTGSFYYHCDWHASHYVKVMLDQIFGENQFGSEIIWRRNPAKGLAFTGYPNNHDSIFYYNKDVRSFTFNRPYIKYDLANLDEKTARKYCHRDADGRIYRLDNLINPNPDRPNLTYEFLGVTRVWRWTKKRMQEAYERGIVVQTRPGSVPQLKRYLDEQEGRPVDTVWTDISPINSQAQERLGYPTQKPLALLERIIKASSNENDIVLDAFCGCGTALVAAENLGRQWIGIDISPTACRVMAKRLRDVCHIREDEKLWRIGRGFIVRDLPWSEAQLRKIPPFEFENWAVIALGGIPNKAQVGDMGIDGRIYPVSATPKKREGELAFMDVWYPIQVKQKDKAGRPDIDAFEAAMMREDRQKGFFIAFDYTADALTEIQAFFTRSGKTIVALTVKDILEEQIAHKLA